In the Haloarcula salinisoli genome, GAGCCAGATGAGCGCCAGCAGGCCGACGACGCTGGGCCAGGCGCCCGCGCGGGCGGGGTAGTCCCGCCCCAGCGACGGGAGCATTAGCGCGATGGTATCGAGTGGGTTCAGTATCCGCCAGGTGTTGCCGATGAGATACGCCGTCATGGCCAGTCCGGCCCACCAGCCGACCCACACCAGCAGGATGGCGAGGTTCGTCTGCGGGGTCGTCGGCCCGACAAAGCCGATGCCGAGGACGGTCACGTAGCCAGCGAGGCCGACGGCACGGGCAAGCAACACCGGGAGCCGCGAGTCACTTACCGTCAGCGGCACTCCCCAGTCGTGGATACGCTCGATGAACGACCGGTCGGTGACGAAGGAGGCCAGCAGGAACGAGGCACCGACGGCGGCCCCGCCCGTCGAGAGGAACAGCCACGTCGGCACCGTGATGGATTCGCGGCCGCCCCCTGCGAGACTCCCCCCGTGGGCCGAGACGGTCCCCGCCGCCAGCAGCAGCGACAGCGTCCCCGCCAGCCAGCCGACGACGCGGCGTCGACACGTGGTCATCAGCGGCCCTACGAGTCTCGGCCCCGTGTAGCTTCCGACATGGGCGTGGCGTGTGAGTCTCCACGGTTCACTACGTTCACCGTTCCACTTCGAGACGTCTCCCGTCGGTCAGCACCTCGCCTGTTCAGCGGGTCGCGAGGCTCCCCGCTCCACTTCGAGACGTCTCCCGTCGGTCGACGTCTCGCTCCGCTCCGCGGCTCCTGCCAGTCGCCGCTCCGCTTCGAGGTATCTCCCTTCGGTCGATACCTCGCTTGCTCCACGGGTCGCTACGCTCCCCGTTCCGCTTCGAAGTTCCTCCCAGCGGTCGGCACTTCGCATCCAATGGGATGGGCTTTTGATACTCCGTCCGTAAGGGAGCGATATGAGTACATCCGACGAACACGAGGGAGGGCACGAACACCACCTCCCAGCGACCGAGGACTGGCCACACGGCTTCGGTGAGGCGAGCTGGTGGCCCTTCATCACAGCCATCGGCGGGTCGGGGATATACGTCGGGGCGGCGCTGCTCGTCCTCGCGATGGGCGAGAGCGCGCTCGTGAGTACGACCATCGGTGCCGGTGTCACCGTCGGCAGCATCGGCCTGTTCCTGGCCGGCATCTACGGCTGGCTGTATCACGCCTTCGTCGTCGACTTCTGGGAGCGTGGCACCGACCACCACTCCGGACGCACGCTGAAGTTCGCGATGTTGCTGTTCCTTGGCTCCGAGGTGGCGACCTTCGGCGCCGGCTTCGTCTACTACTTCTTCGTCCGCGGAACGGACGTCTGGCTGGCCGCCGAAATCCCCGAGGTGTGGGGGTCGCTGGTGGTCGTCAACACCGTCATCCTCATCATCAGCTCCGTCACGCTGCACTACAGCCACGTGGCCCTGCGGAACGACAACCGCTCGGGCTTCCTGAAACTGCTCGCCGTGACCCTGCTCCTGGGCGTCATCTTCATCGGCGGGCAGGTCTACGAGTACTACGAGTTCATCGTCCACAAGGGCTTCACCATCGGTGAAGGTATCTACGGCTCGGCGTTCTACGGGCTGACCGGGCTCCACGGCCTGCACGTCACGATGGGCGCGGTCCTGCTGGGTATCGTCTTCGTCCGTGGCTGGTACGGACAGTACTCCGCCGAGCGCCACACCTCCGTCTCGACCGCCTCGATGTACTGGCACTTCGTCGACGTCGTCTGGGTGTTCCTGGTCGTCGTCCTCTACCTCGGCGCGAACGTGGTCTAACGCTTAAGCACGTTCCCCCCTCTTGATTTCTCATGGAAGAGTTAGACGTCAGCGACGGCTTCGACGTCCACGACTACCGCCACGGGCTGAAACTGCTCAAACAGGACCGCGGGACGATGACGCTGGAAAATCGCGAGGGGTTTGCCTGCCCGGCCTGTGGCGAGCCCTTCGAGCGCCTGTTCGTCAGCGAGCGACGGACCAACAGCTTCGGCAATCCGGGGGGGCCGTTCTGTCTCGCCCGGACCGACGAGTCCCTGCTCGTGCTGACACACTGACGCCGGGGTCACTCTTCCTGGACTGGTGAGCCGGCCTCGCGGGCGAGGGCGAGATACCGGGCCACGAACGCCTCGGGAGAGTCCGTGCCGACCGCGGACTCGACGAGCCTGTCCTCCAGCCCCTCACGCGGGCTGTGACAGCGCTCGCGGTCACAGGGCTTACAGAGGTACTCGAAGGATTTGTCCTCGCGGTCCCATCGGTCGCCGTACTTGTCGTATTCGCGGGCCGCCGAGCGCGCCACCGACTCCCCACAGGCGATACAGGTGACAGTCGACGACTCGCGGTGCCAGGCGTTCCGAAAGCTCATCGTTACACACGCACCTCCGTGGCTGACACAGCATCGGTGGTCGCCATGTCCGTGCGTTCACGCGTCCACACACTCGCTCTTGTGCCCCACCTTCGAGGTCCGCTTATAAATGATGGGGCACGCCGACATACCCGAGAGAGAGCGTCAGAGCCCTTTCGGGACACTGGACGAGAAATTAACAACGGAAGTTTATAACGAATTATCAGTTACATTCAAGAGATGCGCGCTGCTAGACTACACGAGTACACAGACGAGATGGAGGAGGGGCTCTCTATCGACGAGGTAGACGAGCCACAGGTCACAAACAGCGACGACGTCATCGTCGAGGTCGAGGGGGCGGGCTGGTGCCAGACGGACAACCACATCATCGAGGGGATGTGGGAGCAGTACGTCCCACAGCCGCTGCCGATGACACTGGGTCATGAGAACGCCGGTACCGTCGTCGCCGTCGGCGAGGAAGTCGAGCTGGTCGAGGAAGGGGACCAGGTAATCTGTCATCCGGTCCAGACCTGCGGTACCTGTCGCCCCTGTCGGCAGGGCGAGACGATGTACTGCGAGAACGACGCGTTCAACGGGCTGACGACGGACGGCGGCTTCGCGGACCTGCTGCACACGAGCGAGCGGTCGGTCATCCCGCTGCCCGACGGCGTCGATCCGGCCGATATCGCGCCCCACGCAGACGCCGGCATCACCGCGTACCACGCCGCAAAGAAGGCAGTCCGGGACCTCAACCCCGGCGACGCCGCGGTCGTCATCGGCGTCGGCGGGCTGGGCCACATCGGCCTCCAATGTATCGACGCGATGAGCGCCGCCGACATCGTCGGCGTGGATATCAAACAGTCCGCACGTGACCTCGCGGAGGAGCTGGGCGCTCACTACACCATCGACCCGACGAGCGAGGACGTAGCCAGCGAAATCGGGAGCATCACCGACGGCGTCGGCGCCGCACAGGTGCTTGACTTCGTCGGCGCCGACGAGACGACGTCCCTGGCGCCCGACATCTGTGCGGCCGGCGGCGACCACCACATCATCGGCTACGGCGGCCACATCCACGAACCGTCACAGGCGCTCGTCAACGGCGAGTTCGCCTTCCAGGGCAACATCGTCGGCCGCTACGCCGAACTGCAGGAGCTGGTTGCGCTTGTCGAACGCGGCGCTGTCGACCTCCACACCACGGAGTACGACCTCGAAGACGTCAACGACGTGGCGGTGAAACTCGAAGAACGGGAGATAGACGGTCGCGCGGTCATCATCCCCTGAGCAACACGGGCCCGGACGGAACCGCTATCAGCCAGTTCACACCCACCCTTTTCATCGCCGCCCTACTGTCTACAGGTATGCCCGCTCCGTCACAACTGGTCATCGGGGCGTTACAGACGGGCCCGGGCCCTGGCCCGCAACTAGAGCCGGTCGCGAACCCGTTCCTGAATCTGGTCGGGAGCGCTATCGGTGCCTTCCTCACCACGCTCGTCGTCGGGGCGATTCTGGTCGCCGTCGCGCCCGACTACACCGAGCGGAAGATGGCCACCCTGCTCGACGAGCCCATTAGTTCCTTCCTCTACGGGTTCGTCTCGCTGATTTTCTTCGCCCTCGTGATTTTCGTGCTCGCGATTACCATCGTCGGCATCATCGTCGCTATCCCGCTCGCAATCGTGCTGTACGTCGCCTGGGCGGTCGGCGGCGCCATCGCCTTCATCGCCATCGGCGAGCGGCTCGTCGGCCGCGGCGACGGCTGGGTGAAGCCGCTTCTGGTCGGGGCCGGTATCAACGGCGCGCTCACCCTGACCGGCATCGGCGGTATCGTCACGTTCGCCATCGGCGCAGCCGGCTTCGGGGCCGTGTTGCGTGACTATCTGGGGTGAACGGGTGTCGAAACCGATACATCCTTTGTGCGACCAGTCAAGCGAGACGTATCTGATGACTGGCGCGTTCACAGACAGGACACTGGCCGAGCATCGGCGTGTCTTCGAGAAGATCTGGTGGCAAAACCCGGAGCGACAGAACGGGACCTCCTCCTCCTGGTGGTTCTTTCTACTCTTCCCCGATGGTGAGGAAGGGTACGGTCCACGACAGCTCATGTTCTCGATAGCCGCCTGTATGGGTGAGTCGTGTCGTGTCAACGACC is a window encoding:
- a CDS encoding DUF7562 family protein, coding for MSFRNAWHRESSTVTCIACGESVARSAAREYDKYGDRWDREDKSFEYLCKPCDRERCHSPREGLEDRLVESAVGTDSPEAFVARYLALAREAGSPVQEE
- a CDS encoding DUF7385 family protein, which gives rise to MEELDVSDGFDVHDYRHGLKLLKQDRGTMTLENREGFACPACGEPFERLFVSERRTNSFGNPGGPFCLARTDESLLVLTH
- a CDS encoding NAD(P)-dependent alcohol dehydrogenase — its product is MRAARLHEYTDEMEEGLSIDEVDEPQVTNSDDVIVEVEGAGWCQTDNHIIEGMWEQYVPQPLPMTLGHENAGTVVAVGEEVELVEEGDQVICHPVQTCGTCRPCRQGETMYCENDAFNGLTTDGGFADLLHTSERSVIPLPDGVDPADIAPHADAGITAYHAAKKAVRDLNPGDAAVVIGVGGLGHIGLQCIDAMSAADIVGVDIKQSARDLAEELGAHYTIDPTSEDVASEIGSITDGVGAAQVLDFVGADETTSLAPDICAAGGDHHIIGYGGHIHEPSQALVNGEFAFQGNIVGRYAELQELVALVERGAVDLHTTEYDLEDVNDVAVKLEEREIDGRAVIIP
- a CDS encoding cytochrome c oxidase subunit 3 produces the protein MSTSDEHEGGHEHHLPATEDWPHGFGEASWWPFITAIGGSGIYVGAALLVLAMGESALVSTTIGAGVTVGSIGLFLAGIYGWLYHAFVVDFWERGTDHHSGRTLKFAMLLFLGSEVATFGAGFVYYFFVRGTDVWLAAEIPEVWGSLVVVNTVILIISSVTLHYSHVALRNDNRSGFLKLLAVTLLLGVIFIGGQVYEYYEFIVHKGFTIGEGIYGSAFYGLTGLHGLHVTMGAVLLGIVFVRGWYGQYSAERHTSVSTASMYWHFVDVVWVFLVVVLYLGANVV